One Echinicola strongylocentroti DNA window includes the following coding sequences:
- a CDS encoding polysaccharide biosynthesis/export family protein codes for MTTTLRSIAVPLVLLFSFAVFSCVPNEKVIYLQNLEGKEEIPDETMIQYERPEYRLQYNDIIDIQVMTAEDLIEFGFNSSNSTSSSSMMMGQIAQTGGDIYYMTGYTVDDRGNVRIPIIGELNVMNLTVDEVRVKVQEKLKSYLSSEYYVRVKLGGIRFSAIGEFRHPGKYVVLQDRMTIFEAIAQAGDLSTVAKRDEVLLIRQYPDGTKLHRINLNDRHIIESPYYFIQPNDQIYAEPMKVREIGSGVNATQTLTLITSSITALALLLNLFN; via the coding sequence ATGACCACAACTTTGAGATCCATAGCGGTGCCGCTGGTACTGTTATTTAGTTTTGCCGTCTTTTCATGTGTGCCCAATGAGAAGGTGATTTACCTCCAGAATCTAGAAGGAAAGGAAGAGATTCCTGACGAAACCATGATCCAATATGAGCGTCCCGAATACCGGTTGCAATACAATGATATTATTGATATTCAGGTGATGACAGCAGAGGATTTGATTGAGTTTGGCTTTAATAGTAGCAATTCCACCTCTTCCAGTAGTATGATGATGGGGCAAATTGCCCAAACGGGCGGAGATATATACTATATGACGGGCTATACCGTAGACGATAGAGGTAATGTCAGGATCCCAATTATAGGAGAACTTAACGTGATGAACCTTACTGTGGATGAGGTAAGGGTAAAAGTCCAAGAGAAACTAAAGAGCTACTTGTCTTCTGAATATTATGTGCGGGTAAAGCTCGGTGGAATTAGGTTTTCTGCTATCGGAGAGTTTAGGCATCCCGGAAAATATGTAGTGCTTCAGGATCGTATGACCATTTTTGAGGCCATCGCCCAGGCAGGGGATCTCAGTACAGTAGCCAAAAGGGATGAGGTGTTACTGATTCGCCAATATCCGGACGGGACGAAACTGCACCGGATCAATCTAAACGACAGACATATCATCGAATCCCCTTATTATTTTATTCAGCCAAATGATCAGATCTATGCTGAGCCCATGAAAGTGAGAGAGATCGGATCAGGGGTCAACGCCACCCAGACCCTTACACTGATTACTTCTTCTATTACAGCTTTGGCCTTACTTCTAAATTTATTCAATTAA
- a CDS encoding sugar transferase, translating into MNGSIVHFRESENSVGVMDNPHLSQNAGMGDSPMVSSGFNKANLVVKRASDITIALLFMIFIGFWLFPIVALLIKLDSKGPVFFKQKRHGKNNELFYCYKFRSMVTNAEADTKQATKNDARVTQVGKFIRKSSIDELPQLINVFKGDMSIVGPRPHPVSLNEQFSSQIDGFMSRHHSKPGLTGLAQAKGYRGETAEFYQMYARYRMDIFYLKKWNPFLDYKIIWMTFLSLVMNRENVY; encoded by the coding sequence ATGAACGGTTCAATAGTACATTTTAGAGAAAGTGAGAATTCAGTGGGGGTAATGGATAACCCACACCTGTCTCAAAACGCAGGAATGGGGGATTCCCCAATGGTGTCATCAGGTTTTAATAAAGCCAACTTGGTGGTTAAAAGAGCTTCAGACATTACGATAGCTTTATTGTTTATGATTTTTATAGGGTTTTGGTTGTTTCCGATCGTTGCGTTATTGATCAAGTTGGACTCAAAGGGTCCCGTGTTTTTTAAACAAAAGCGGCACGGAAAGAACAACGAGTTGTTTTACTGTTACAAGTTCAGAAGCATGGTGACCAATGCAGAAGCTGATACCAAGCAGGCAACGAAAAATGACGCAAGGGTGACGCAAGTAGGGAAGTTTATCAGGAAGTCAAGCATTGATGAATTGCCCCAGTTGATCAATGTGTTTAAGGGGGACATGTCCATTGTCGGCCCTCGTCCTCATCCGGTTTCGTTGAATGAGCAATTTTCATCGCAAATAGACGGATTTATGTCCAGGCACCATTCCAAACCAGGCTTGACAGGATTGGCTCAGGCCAAAGGATATCGGGGAGAGACTGCGGAGTTTTATCAAATGTACGCTAGGTACAGGATGGATATTTTTTACCTGAAAAAATGGAACCCCTTTCTGGATTACAAGATCATCTGGATGACCTTTTTGAGCTTGGTAATGAATCGAGAGAATGTCTATTGA
- a CDS encoding LytR/AlgR family response regulator transcription factor — MKKILIVEDELDLAENLEEILSVLGYNLAPVISDGNMVLDYLNYSQPDLILMDVLIDGDMDGIDLAKKIKENYQIPIIFLTGYSDKIILDRISKVIYEGYLLKPFHIETLKTCLYLTFKNQEGPKQQIKPKTLKIRDKGFMVPVPVEDITVLEADGLYTKIHTLSKPYTIRDILKDVTEKLPDDSFLRIHKSFTININHIHAYNAKELTVGNQVIPMRRGFLKKLKGILEDRKLLSVN, encoded by the coding sequence ATGAAGAAAATTTTAATCGTTGAAGACGAGTTAGATTTAGCAGAAAACTTGGAAGAAATCCTATCTGTATTGGGCTATAACTTGGCCCCGGTAATCTCAGATGGCAACATGGTGCTTGACTACCTAAACTATTCCCAGCCAGACCTCATCCTTATGGATGTCCTGATAGATGGCGATATGGACGGTATAGACCTGGCAAAAAAAATCAAAGAGAACTACCAAATCCCTATCATATTTTTAACCGGATATTCTGACAAAATCATTCTTGATCGAATATCCAAAGTCATTTATGAAGGATATTTACTAAAACCTTTCCATATAGAAACCCTTAAAACCTGTCTTTACCTTACTTTCAAAAACCAAGAAGGCCCTAAACAACAAATCAAACCAAAAACACTGAAAATCAGAGACAAGGGTTTTATGGTTCCAGTACCAGTAGAGGATATCACGGTACTGGAAGCGGACGGTCTCTATACCAAAATCCATACACTCTCCAAACCTTATACGATTAGGGATATCCTAAAGGATGTCACCGAGAAATTGCCTGACGATTCGTTTTTGCGAATCCATAAATCCTTTACGATCAATATCAACCATATCCATGCCTATAATGCAAAGGAACTTACTGTGGGCAATCAAGTCATCCCAATGAGGAGGGGATTCCTCAAAAAATTAAAAGGCATCTTAGAGGACAGAAAACTGCTCTCTGTCAATTAA
- a CDS encoding NAD(P)/FAD-dependent oxidoreductase, whose amino-acid sequence MNDNTYDAIIIGGSYAGLSAALALGRSLRSTLILDSGTPCNKQTPYSHNFLTQDGKSPSEIAAVALEQVLQYPTVQINHEEVIDAQKVGDVFELQTSSGRVYIAKKLLFATGIKDQIPDMEGFAACWGISVIHCPYCHGYEVKKLPTAIMANGDKAFHMGKLLQNWTDQITLLTNGESQLTTEQHGQLEKDGLRILTQKVASLQHQNGQLESIQLTDGSALDFPVMYAALPFSQSSELISKLGCEINEHGHVTVSGKQETTIPGIYAAGDNTNPLRAVSMAVSSGTTAGAMINFDLLGF is encoded by the coding sequence ATGAACGACAACACTTACGACGCCATTATCATTGGCGGCAGCTATGCAGGTCTATCTGCTGCCTTGGCTTTAGGAAGATCCTTGCGATCAACACTTATATTGGACAGTGGAACCCCCTGCAATAAACAGACTCCGTATTCGCATAATTTTCTCACCCAAGACGGTAAAAGCCCTAGCGAAATTGCTGCTGTTGCCCTTGAGCAAGTGCTGCAATACCCTACTGTCCAAATCAACCACGAAGAAGTAATCGATGCCCAAAAGGTGGGAGATGTATTTGAACTCCAAACCAGCTCAGGCCGTGTTTACATAGCCAAAAAGCTACTGTTTGCCACTGGCATCAAGGACCAAATACCGGATATGGAAGGGTTTGCTGCCTGTTGGGGAATATCGGTGATCCATTGTCCCTATTGTCATGGATACGAAGTCAAAAAGCTGCCAACTGCAATCATGGCAAATGGCGACAAAGCGTTTCATATGGGCAAGCTTTTGCAAAACTGGACGGATCAAATCACCCTCCTCACCAATGGTGAGTCCCAACTTACTACAGAACAACATGGACAATTGGAGAAGGATGGCCTCCGGATCCTCACCCAAAAAGTGGCTTCACTCCAGCACCAAAACGGTCAGCTGGAAAGCATCCAATTGACAGATGGCAGTGCATTGGACTTTCCGGTAATGTATGCAGCCCTTCCCTTTTCACAAAGTTCGGAATTGATCAGTAAGCTAGGTTGTGAAATCAATGAACATGGGCATGTCACCGTCAGTGGCAAACAGGAGACCACAATTCCGGGCATATATGCCGCAGGTGACAACACCAACCCGCTTCGTGCAGTCTCCATGGCGGTATCTTCGGGAACCACTGCCGGGGCCATGATCAATTTTGACCTTTTGGGCTTTTGA
- a CDS encoding NAD-dependent epimerase, with protein MKYLVTGTAGFIGFHVAKRLLERGDEVIGVDAINDYYDVGLKYSRLEDSGISRDEVSDHLRVVSKTFPRYTFVKMDLSEREPLMTLMEEAKVDVVIHLAAQAGVRYSLVNPDAYIQANIQGFMNVLEACRHFPVKHLVYASSSSVYGANKQMPFSTDHSVDHPVSLYAATKKSNELMAHTYSHLFGIPTTGLRFFTVYGPWGRPDMAMFLFAEAIRKGAPIKVFNHGQMERDFTYIDDIVEGVVRVVDKPSTPDKDWGISPRTSTSYAPYKVYNIGNSHPVKLLDYIHALEKAIGKTAEKQMMPMQDGDVVSTYADVTDLSEDTGYHPKTKLEDGVRDFVEWYAAYYAANLPINAL; from the coding sequence ATGAAATATTTAGTGACAGGCACCGCAGGGTTTATAGGGTTTCATGTAGCCAAAAGACTCTTGGAAAGAGGGGATGAGGTAATCGGTGTAGATGCCATAAATGATTATTATGATGTTGGCCTTAAGTACAGCCGGTTGGAAGACTCGGGTATATCACGTGATGAGGTGAGCGACCACCTCCGAGTAGTTTCAAAAACATTTCCAAGATATACATTTGTGAAGATGGATCTTTCCGAAAGAGAGCCGTTGATGACCCTGATGGAAGAAGCAAAGGTGGATGTTGTCATTCACCTCGCTGCCCAGGCGGGAGTTCGGTATTCATTGGTCAATCCGGATGCTTATATTCAGGCCAATATCCAAGGGTTTATGAATGTGCTGGAAGCGTGCAGGCATTTTCCCGTCAAACACCTGGTGTATGCTTCATCCAGCTCCGTATATGGTGCTAACAAGCAAATGCCTTTCTCCACAGACCACTCGGTAGATCATCCTGTAAGTCTCTATGCGGCCACCAAAAAGTCCAATGAACTAATGGCTCACACCTATAGTCATCTTTTTGGGATACCTACTACGGGGCTACGGTTCTTTACGGTGTACGGCCCTTGGGGACGTCCTGATATGGCCATGTTTCTTTTTGCCGAAGCGATCAGAAAAGGAGCGCCTATCAAGGTCTTTAACCATGGACAGATGGAACGGGACTTTACCTATATAGATGATATAGTGGAAGGGGTGGTACGGGTGGTGGATAAGCCATCAACCCCTGATAAAGACTGGGGAATATCACCAAGAACAAGCACTTCTTACGCGCCTTATAAGGTGTATAATATCGGTAATTCACATCCTGTAAAATTACTGGATTATATCCATGCATTGGAAAAAGCAATAGGGAAGACCGCTGAAAAACAAATGATGCCCATGCAGGATGGGGATGTGGTCTCCACTTATGCTGATGTCACTGATTTAAGTGAAGACACTGGTTACCATCCCAAGACCAAGCTGGAGGACGGGGTGAGGGACTTTGTAGAATGGTATGCTGCTTACTATGCAGCCAATCTTCCTATCAATGCCCTGTAA
- a CDS encoding DNA topoisomerase 3 gives MKVCIAEKPSVAREIAQVIGAKSRKDGYFEGNGYQVTWTFGHFCTLYPPEDYDPTWKRWDLYTLPMLPKRFETKVLSDNGVKKQFKVIRDLVKKAQVVINCGDAGQEGELIQRWVLKQADYKGVVQRLWISSLTTESIQNGFDHLKPAEDFDNLYYAGSSRAIGDWLLGMNATRLYTLKYGGYKQVLSIGRVQTPTLAMLVNRHHEIDNFKPEPYWELQTIYRETPFQSTEGKFVKKEDGDALLQQVTGKDLFITAIEKKEGKEYAPKLFDLTSLQVYCNNKFNLTADNTLKTVQRLYEMKVVTYPRVDTTFLPNDMYPKVPGILKGLNSYSQFTKPLLEKKIRKSSKVFNDKKVTDHHAIIPTGEEKQLGHTEQQVYDIIVRRFLAVFYPDCKVAKTQVTAEVDKVPFTAKGKEILDEGWRALFAKDNKKEKEDGDSKEEEEEGILPSFEKGEHGPHHPTLKEKTTKPPRNYTEASLLRAMETAGKQVEDDELRDLMKANGIGRPSTRASIIETLFRRKYIQRKKKLVVPTEMGIQLIGTIQNELLKSAELTGQWEKQLKEIEEGEFSAITFIANMKKMVAELVREVKHESSKPRLSSPYAPENEKRPSQSKEKPPQSTKSKKGLEDITCPKCGKGTIIKGKTAYGCSQWKAGCDLRLPIKMMGKKLTDKQVQRLVEKKATTKLKGFIVNGEKVEGILKLDEAFQVAFEPKSQATSQPKEPAMPRCPKCKKGSIIKGKAAYGCSEWKKGCTFRFAFQEIKERANGRPLTKALVLEIISQ, from the coding sequence ATGAAAGTTTGTATCGCCGAAAAACCAAGTGTCGCCAGAGAGATCGCCCAAGTCATTGGTGCCAAAAGCCGGAAAGATGGCTACTTCGAAGGAAATGGCTATCAAGTAACATGGACATTTGGTCATTTTTGTACCTTGTATCCTCCAGAAGACTATGATCCCACCTGGAAACGATGGGACCTCTATACCCTCCCCATGCTCCCCAAGCGATTTGAAACCAAGGTTCTCTCGGACAATGGTGTCAAAAAGCAATTCAAGGTTATCCGGGATTTGGTAAAAAAAGCACAGGTCGTCATCAATTGTGGGGATGCTGGCCAAGAAGGGGAGCTAATCCAACGGTGGGTATTGAAGCAGGCTGACTACAAGGGAGTGGTACAGCGATTATGGATTTCCTCATTGACCACCGAATCCATCCAGAACGGTTTTGACCATCTCAAACCTGCCGAGGACTTTGACAACCTGTATTATGCAGGCAGCTCTAGAGCAATTGGCGACTGGCTTTTGGGCATGAACGCTACGCGCCTATACACCCTCAAATACGGCGGATACAAACAGGTTCTTTCCATAGGCCGAGTACAGACGCCCACACTTGCCATGCTGGTCAATAGGCACCATGAAATCGACAATTTCAAGCCCGAGCCCTATTGGGAGCTGCAAACCATCTATAGAGAAACACCCTTCCAAAGTACCGAAGGCAAATTCGTCAAGAAAGAAGACGGTGATGCACTGCTCCAGCAGGTGACTGGCAAAGACCTGTTCATTACTGCTATAGAAAAAAAAGAAGGCAAAGAATATGCGCCCAAGCTCTTTGACCTGACCAGTCTACAGGTATATTGTAATAACAAATTTAACCTTACCGCTGATAACACCCTCAAAACCGTACAACGGCTGTATGAAATGAAAGTGGTCACCTACCCAAGAGTAGACACCACTTTTCTCCCAAACGACATGTATCCCAAGGTACCTGGAATATTAAAAGGGCTCAACAGCTATAGTCAGTTTACCAAGCCACTTTTAGAAAAGAAAATCCGTAAATCTTCCAAGGTCTTCAATGACAAAAAAGTAACCGACCACCATGCCATCATCCCTACAGGAGAAGAAAAACAACTAGGACATACGGAACAGCAAGTCTATGACATCATAGTAAGGAGGTTTTTGGCGGTATTCTATCCAGACTGTAAAGTGGCCAAAACGCAGGTAACAGCAGAAGTCGATAAGGTACCCTTTACGGCCAAAGGCAAGGAAATACTGGATGAAGGCTGGAGGGCGCTTTTTGCCAAGGACAATAAAAAAGAAAAAGAAGATGGTGACAGCAAGGAGGAAGAGGAAGAAGGTATCCTCCCCTCCTTCGAAAAAGGCGAGCACGGACCACACCATCCCACACTAAAGGAAAAAACCACCAAACCTCCAAGAAACTACACCGAAGCTTCCCTGCTCCGGGCCATGGAAACAGCTGGCAAGCAGGTGGAAGATGATGAGCTCCGGGACTTAATGAAAGCAAACGGAATAGGAAGACCCTCCACCAGAGCGAGCATTATAGAGACCCTCTTTAGGAGAAAGTACATCCAACGAAAGAAAAAACTCGTCGTCCCCACCGAGATGGGCATCCAGCTAATCGGCACCATCCAAAACGAACTCTTAAAATCTGCGGAGCTCACTGGTCAATGGGAAAAACAACTCAAAGAAATCGAAGAAGGGGAATTTAGCGCTATTACTTTTATTGCCAACATGAAGAAAATGGTGGCCGAGCTGGTGAGAGAAGTAAAACATGAAAGCAGCAAACCCAGGCTGTCATCACCATACGCTCCCGAAAATGAAAAACGGCCATCCCAAAGCAAAGAAAAACCTCCACAGTCTACCAAAAGCAAAAAGGGACTGGAAGACATCACCTGCCCTAAATGTGGCAAGGGTACTATCATCAAAGGCAAAACTGCCTATGGGTGTAGTCAATGGAAAGCAGGGTGTGACCTTAGGCTTCCCATAAAAATGATGGGTAAAAAACTAACAGACAAACAGGTCCAACGATTGGTGGAGAAAAAAGCCACTACAAAACTCAAGGGATTTATCGTCAATGGAGAAAAAGTAGAAGGAATCCTGAAACTGGACGAAGCCTTCCAAGTCGCTTTTGAACCCAAATCCCAAGCTACTTCCCAACCTAAGGAACCCGCAATGCCTCGCTGTCCAAAATGTAAAAAAGGATCGATCATCAAAGGCAAGGCCGCGTATGGGTGCAGTGAATGGAAAAAGGGCTGTACCTTCAGGTTTGCTTTTCAAGAAATCAAAGAAAGGGCAAATGGCCGCCCACTTACCAAAGCTTTGGTATTGGAAATTATCAGCCAATAG
- a CDS encoding GumC family protein has product MNQLPELSNEEDVDVKTILFNYMRHWKVIAACTFLGILLAYVASKMMTPIYKVNGSVLVGEESQDLGADFLEAGSLFQPKNNIENEIGILSSYALTEQVVEELKLNVSFFEEGMIKKQPKYGNVPFDINVDWGTAQLVGGMLKLEVTSPTSYQLSIDDDGFYSYNPHDPYYKMELEEELKGLEGKHQFGDNIKGKYFDFTIENQAAQPGDKVYFKFSDTHSQVLKYQKAIDIAPTNKLASILQVSMETPIRKLGQDFINKLMRVYLERELSEKNKATANTIKFIDEQLNGITDSLTYFENRLQEYRSKNHVFNLSEEGVMIFERLQDYEKQKSEIELKLDYYHTLEDYLNGEGGNGLVAPSIIGNADPLLNSLVVKLSELQTERLRLKSTYSSSTPALEQIDNQIATTRQSVLENTKSAIRNTQSALSEISNRIYQVEQEINKLPETERNLLGIQRKFSINENIYLYLLQKRAESQIVLASNTPKNSILDTARAAEKPVAPKTMINLVLGAFFGLFFPVGILFVRNFLNNKLEDPKELEEQVSAPLIGMIGRDTSQKDRELTVLKKPKSTISENFRSLRADMAFLSPGSQKLTILFTSSISGEGKTFCAINLASVYAMMGKKTILVGLDLRKPKIAEEFGMINDRGVSSCLSVGMPWREAVKPSGYENLDVLLSGPIPPNPAELLAQDYFRELVDDIKTEYDMVILDCAPVGLVSETKELFSLADINIFVFRQNYSPKTNIQILKGLIEKGGVKKMYSLFNDVHFDVGSYGYTYGYSYGYGKNGYGYHDNEEKETNWLGKLVGKK; this is encoded by the coding sequence ATGAATCAACTTCCAGAGCTAAGCAATGAGGAAGATGTGGATGTAAAGACCATTTTGTTTAATTACATGCGACACTGGAAAGTGATAGCTGCATGTACTTTTCTAGGAATTTTATTGGCCTATGTGGCCAGTAAAATGATGACGCCCATCTACAAGGTGAATGGTTCGGTATTGGTAGGTGAGGAATCACAAGACCTTGGAGCAGACTTTTTGGAAGCGGGGTCCCTTTTCCAACCAAAGAACAATATTGAAAATGAGATCGGCATACTATCGTCCTATGCGCTGACAGAACAAGTGGTAGAGGAACTGAAGCTGAACGTGTCTTTTTTTGAAGAAGGAATGATCAAAAAGCAACCGAAATATGGTAATGTTCCTTTTGATATAAACGTAGATTGGGGAACTGCCCAGCTGGTGGGAGGGATGCTGAAGCTCGAGGTGACCAGCCCTACCAGCTACCAGCTGTCCATAGATGATGACGGATTTTATAGTTATAATCCTCATGATCCTTACTACAAAATGGAACTTGAAGAAGAGCTAAAAGGACTGGAGGGAAAGCATCAGTTTGGGGACAATATAAAAGGGAAATATTTTGATTTTACCATTGAGAACCAGGCAGCCCAACCTGGCGACAAAGTTTATTTCAAGTTTTCGGATACCCATTCTCAGGTGTTGAAATACCAAAAGGCCATCGATATAGCGCCAACCAATAAATTGGCCTCGATTCTTCAGGTCAGCATGGAAACACCTATCAGAAAGCTGGGGCAGGATTTTATCAATAAGCTCATGAGGGTGTACTTGGAGCGGGAGCTCAGCGAAAAAAACAAAGCAACTGCCAATACGATCAAATTTATCGATGAGCAACTCAACGGAATCACTGATTCCCTGACCTATTTTGAAAATCGCCTACAAGAATATCGCAGCAAAAACCATGTATTTAACCTTAGTGAAGAAGGGGTGATGATTTTTGAGCGGCTCCAGGACTATGAAAAGCAGAAAAGTGAAATTGAACTAAAGCTTGACTATTATCATACCTTGGAAGATTACCTGAACGGGGAAGGAGGAAATGGTCTAGTAGCCCCGTCCATCATCGGTAATGCAGACCCCTTGCTGAATAGCCTGGTGGTAAAGCTATCTGAACTCCAGACAGAACGCCTTAGGCTTAAATCCACTTATTCGTCTTCCACTCCTGCGTTGGAGCAGATAGATAACCAAATAGCCACTACCCGGCAGTCAGTTTTGGAAAACACCAAATCAGCCATCAGAAATACCCAAAGCGCACTTTCTGAAATCAGCAATAGGATTTATCAGGTGGAGCAAGAAATCAATAAGCTTCCCGAAACGGAAAGAAACCTACTTGGTATTCAGCGTAAGTTTTCCATTAATGAGAATATCTACCTTTACCTCCTCCAAAAAAGGGCGGAATCACAAATTGTCTTAGCCTCCAACACACCAAAAAATTCCATCCTTGATACAGCCAGGGCAGCAGAGAAACCAGTAGCGCCAAAAACAATGATCAACTTGGTTTTGGGGGCCTTTTTCGGACTGTTTTTTCCTGTAGGGATACTATTCGTCCGCAATTTCCTCAATAATAAGCTGGAAGACCCCAAAGAGTTGGAAGAACAGGTCAGTGCACCATTGATCGGGATGATTGGAAGGGACACTTCCCAAAAGGACAGGGAACTCACCGTGCTCAAAAAACCAAAATCTACCATTTCGGAAAACTTCAGGAGTTTACGTGCAGACATGGCGTTTTTAAGCCCTGGCTCCCAGAAACTAACGATTCTGTTTACTTCATCTATCTCTGGAGAAGGCAAGACATTTTGTGCCATTAACCTGGCTTCTGTTTATGCCATGATGGGAAAGAAAACCATCCTGGTAGGCCTGGATCTTCGCAAACCAAAGATTGCTGAGGAATTTGGAATGATCAATGACCGTGGGGTGAGCTCCTGTTTGAGTGTGGGCATGCCATGGCGAGAAGCCGTGAAGCCTTCTGGCTATGAAAACCTGGACGTGCTCTTATCGGGCCCGATTCCTCCAAATCCAGCCGAACTACTGGCGCAGGATTACTTTAGAGAACTCGTGGACGATATAAAGACCGAGTATGATATGGTCATCCTCGACTGTGCACCCGTGGGACTGGTATCAGAAACCAAAGAACTCTTTTCCCTGGCCGATATCAACATCTTTGTTTTCAGACAAAATTATTCGCCAAAAACCAATATTCAGATCCTTAAAGGACTGATAGAGAAAGGCGGCGTGAAGAAAATGTATTCCTTGTTCAATGATGTCCACTTCGATGTGGGCAGTTATGGATATACCTATGGGTACAGCTATGGCTATGGCAAAAATGGCTACGGATACCATGATAACGAGGAAAAAGAGACCAATTGGCTCGGAAAGCTGGTCGGTAAGAAATGA
- a CDS encoding capsule assembly Wzi family protein — MILGLFNGLPNVVHIKQLSFKRGFGLTMVLIGALLFTKVSAQNLPLNMPVFQDYIRRQQLIDTTSGPLSFNVRPLYLDKVEDGKYEELMSSGKWGDVVKMDWFTLRLMPVQLTHTFNSAYPYGWGNGAAVPAKGQQILFNGGLHMQAGPVSIQLYPQYHYAQNLPFEEYPEDAPITFFEFMERGVDGIDLPVRYGSGPINELLPGNSHVKVMFGGFAAGVSTENIWWGPARYNPLMIGDNAAGFAHATLHTTKPVKTFLGHFEGQYVMGRLEGSGHSYYSDSAYSSVFKPIQEDDWRYFTGITVSYSPKWLPGLSLGASRAFQIYRDDMGSGVRAWIPLLTPLPKDGEGVLENVLKREDQVLEFYFRWAIPEAHSEVYFEFMRNDHSLNWRETILNPEHSRGYVIGASKYVPISKGRFIGLSLEMTHTQNSINNIVKWTGAPNRGRGIYDNYQVIHGLTNRGQVLGAGLGRSGNIQLLEISHVDGLSKFGIQLERYARDQNFYNYANSNGEQVAPWIDFALGGKYEDEIVEHLLLQAHVRFIKSMNYNFYAPYFNEKDGRYRGNAAYNLNTNLKVSYLF, encoded by the coding sequence ATGATTTTAGGATTATTTAATGGGTTGCCTAATGTTGTGCACATAAAACAGCTATCCTTCAAGAGGGGATTTGGGCTAACGATGGTGCTCATCGGTGCGTTGCTATTTACCAAGGTGTCTGCCCAGAATTTACCCCTGAACATGCCCGTATTTCAGGATTACATTCGTAGGCAACAACTTATCGATACCACCAGTGGTCCCCTTAGTTTTAATGTGCGGCCACTTTATTTGGACAAAGTGGAAGACGGGAAATACGAGGAGCTAATGTCCAGTGGTAAATGGGGTGATGTGGTCAAAATGGATTGGTTTACTCTTCGTCTGATGCCGGTCCAACTTACACATACCTTTAACTCAGCGTATCCCTATGGTTGGGGAAATGGGGCAGCTGTCCCAGCAAAAGGACAACAAATTCTATTTAACGGAGGCTTGCATATGCAGGCAGGCCCTGTCAGTATCCAGCTGTATCCCCAGTACCATTATGCCCAGAATCTTCCTTTTGAAGAATACCCAGAGGACGCCCCCATTACTTTTTTTGAATTTATGGAAAGAGGTGTTGATGGGATTGATTTGCCAGTCAGGTACGGTAGTGGGCCTATCAATGAACTATTGCCCGGAAATTCCCATGTCAAGGTTATGTTTGGAGGTTTTGCAGCAGGAGTATCTACCGAAAATATCTGGTGGGGCCCTGCCCGCTATAATCCCCTGATGATCGGAGACAATGCCGCGGGGTTTGCTCATGCCACACTCCATACGACCAAACCGGTGAAGACCTTTTTGGGACATTTCGAAGGGCAATATGTTATGGGGAGATTGGAAGGTTCAGGCCATTCTTACTATAGTGACAGTGCCTATTCATCAGTTTTTAAGCCAATTCAAGAGGATGATTGGAGGTATTTTACGGGCATTACCGTAAGCTACTCACCCAAGTGGCTGCCCGGGCTGTCACTTGGTGCGAGTAGAGCCTTTCAGATATATAGAGATGATATGGGCAGTGGTGTGCGGGCTTGGATTCCTCTGCTTACGCCACTGCCCAAGGACGGGGAGGGGGTATTGGAAAACGTCCTCAAACGGGAAGATCAGGTGCTGGAATTTTATTTTAGATGGGCCATACCAGAAGCTCACAGTGAAGTGTATTTTGAGTTTATGCGCAATGACCATTCCCTAAACTGGAGAGAAACGATCCTTAACCCTGAACACTCACGAGGATATGTCATAGGTGCCAGCAAATACGTTCCGATCAGCAAGGGCCGATTTATAGGACTGAGTTTAGAAATGACGCATACACAAAATTCGATTAATAATATTGTAAAATGGACTGGTGCCCCCAACAGGGGCCGAGGCATTTATGATAATTATCAAGTGATACATGGCTTGACAAATCGCGGGCAGGTGCTGGGGGCAGGGCTGGGAAGGAGTGGCAATATCCAACTATTGGAAATCAGTCATGTGGACGGTTTGAGCAAATTTGGCATTCAGCTAGAGCGCTATGCCCGTGACCAGAACTTTTACAATTATGCCAATAGTAATGGTGAGCAGGTGGCCCCATGGATAGATTTTGCGTTGGGGGGAAAATATGAAGATGAGATAGTAGAACACCTGCTGCTACAGGCGCATGTCAGGTTTATCAAAAGCATGAATTATAATTTCTATGCCCCTTATTTCAACGAAAAGGATGGGCGTTATCGTGGGAATGCAGCCTATAACTTGAATACAAATCTCAAAGTTTCCTACTTGTTTTAA